In Polaromonas sp. JS666, one genomic interval encodes:
- a CDS encoding ABC transporter ATP-binding protein, whose protein sequence is MGARSALVQAHDLAKTFDVSAPWLNRVLERKPRTLLHAVDGVSFEIEKGTTLALVGESGCGKSTVARLLVGLYEPTLGGLTFDGQDAHAAFKTPAGGQLRRRIQMIFQDPYASLNPRWIVEDIVGEPLKEHGLITDKAELKERVGTLLESVGLSPLDMVKYPHQFSGGQRQRISIARALATEPEFLVCDEPTSALDVSVQAQVLNIMKDLQRKQGLTYLFISHNLAVVRHVSDQVGVMYLGRLVELADKQTLFATPRHPYTRMLLDAIPKMHDTGRARTPVQGEVPNPLNPPTGCTFHPRCPLVNERCRAERPRLLDIKGVKIACHAVEENRI, encoded by the coding sequence GTGGGGGCACGTTCTGCACTTGTTCAGGCGCACGACCTCGCCAAGACCTTCGACGTCTCCGCTCCCTGGCTCAACCGCGTGCTCGAGCGCAAGCCGCGCACCCTGCTGCACGCCGTCGATGGCGTGAGTTTCGAAATTGAAAAAGGCACAACCCTGGCCCTGGTTGGCGAGTCAGGCTGCGGCAAGAGCACCGTGGCCCGCTTGCTGGTGGGGCTGTACGAGCCGACGCTGGGCGGCTTGACCTTTGATGGTCAGGATGCGCACGCTGCGTTCAAGACGCCAGCGGGCGGGCAGTTGCGCCGGCGCATCCAGATGATCTTTCAGGACCCGTATGCCAGCCTCAATCCGCGTTGGATTGTCGAAGACATCGTGGGCGAGCCCCTCAAGGAACATGGCCTGATCACCGACAAGGCCGAGCTGAAAGAACGGGTGGGGACGCTGCTGGAGTCGGTGGGCTTGTCGCCGCTGGACATGGTGAAGTACCCGCACCAGTTCTCGGGCGGGCAGCGTCAGCGCATCTCGATTGCCCGCGCGTTGGCCACCGAGCCCGAATTTCTGGTCTGTGACGAACCCACTTCGGCGTTGGATGTGAGCGTGCAGGCGCAGGTGCTCAACATCATGAAAGACCTGCAGCGAAAGCAGGGCCTGACTTACTTGTTCATCTCGCACAACCTCGCAGTGGTGCGCCATGTGAGCGACCAGGTCGGTGTCATGTACCTAGGCCGGCTGGTGGAACTGGCGGACAAGCAAACGCTGTTTGCCACCCCGCGGCACCCGTACACCCGGATGTTGCTCGATGCGATTCCGAAGATGCACGACACGGGCCGGGCCCGCACCCCTGTGCAGGGCGAAGTGCCGAATCCTTTGAACCCGCCCACGGGCTGCACCTTCCACCCGCGCTGTCCGCTGGTGAATGAGCGCTGCCGGGCGGAGCGGCCCCGGCTGCTGGACATCAAGGGCGTGAAGATCGCCTGCCACGCCGTGGAAGAAAATCGCATTTGA